GGTCCTCTCGCATTCGGACCGCGCGGGCGTCAGGGCGGGGTCGTTAGGTGGGCGGGTCGGTGCCGCCGGGGCCGGCGTACTCGATCAGGAAGTCGCGGAGGTAGAACTCGACGATCGAGTGCGTCGCGAGGTCGAGATCACGAGTATCGGATTGGACGAGGTCGTGGCTGTCCCTGACGGGTCGTCCCCACCGGTCGAACCACTCATAGGTGCCGTCGGTTCGGCGTTGGTAGGTCCAGCCCATGTGGGTCTTGAGCCGGTGATGTGAACGGCAGAGCGGAGCCAGATTTCCCAGATGGGTCTGGCCGGGTGGGCCGCCCTCATCGAGGGGGACGTAGGGATCGATGTGGTCCGCATCGCAGGCCCGGGCGGTGGTGGTGCAGCCGGGGAACACGCAGACCTCGTCGCGCAGGATCATCGCTTCGCGCATCCACTGCGGTGGGTCGTGTTGGTCGATCGCTTGGTCGGTGTTGGTGTCGATCACCGGCCGGACGTTGATCCGTCCTGACCCGACACCACCCGGACGGGTCAACCATTCGCTGAGCCGGGTCAGGGTGATGGGGCCGAGCTTCTCGATGCTCGCGCCGTGGTCGACGCCGGCGCTGGTCATGACTGCGAGGTCCGCCAGTGAGCAGTGGACGTAGACGTTCGCGACCCGGCTCGGCGTCCCCGACGCCTTGGTGGTTGTTGGGTTGGTGTCGGGGAGGGTGCCGTTGAGGAAGTCCATCGCGAGCTGCGGGTCGAGTAGCGTCCCGACGGCTTTGGCGCGGCGTGCTTGGTGGTCGTCGGTGTCGCCGGCAGCTTTCAGCCCTGCGGCGATGGTGTCGAGGGTCTGGTCGAGCAGTTCGGCGTCGGGTGCGTCGAGGTTCATGTGCACCCCACGCAACAGGCCTTGGCAGGTGTCGGGGTCGAGCCACACGCCGCGGCCGTCCTGGCGGCGCTGCTCGCGCTTGGCGAACAGCTCGGTGTCGAAACGCTTGATCGCCTCGTCGACCAGCTGCGGGGCGGCGTTGTTGGGCTTGCGCTTCTGCGCGACATGCACGAGCTGCACATCCACCCACGACGCCGCCTCAGAACTCAGCCTGCGGGTCTCCTTGGCGACCGCCCGGACCCGCCAGGCCTCGGTCTTCCCCTC
The nucleotide sequence above comes from Nocardioides massiliensis. Encoded proteins:
- a CDS encoding HNH endonuclease signature motif containing protein is translated as MLDRGDLENFGKAEAWETLRSNRATRDRLDVDDLLIANHLAGLYEGNQIVADHAAFKHEPERMVALAGEGAPIVSEYAASELSGHLRMPLQSARQLLGDAIEIAHRLPRLWQHMVEGKTEAWRVRAVAKETRRLSSEAASWVDVQLVHVAQKRKPNNAAPQLVDEAIKRFDTELFAKREQRRQDGRGVWLDPDTCQGLLRGVHMNLDAPDAELLDQTLDTIAAGLKAAGDTDDHQARRAKAVGTLLDPQLAMDFLNGTLPDTNPTTTKASGTPSRVANVYVHCSLADLAVMTSAGVDHGASIEKLGPITLTRLSEWLTRPGGVGSGRINVRPVIDTNTDQAIDQHDPPQWMREAMILRDEVCVFPGCTTTARACDADHIDPYVPLDEGGPPGQTHLGNLAPLCRSHHRLKTHMGWTYQRRTDGTYEWFDRWGRPVRDSHDLVQSDTRDLDLATHSIVEFYLRDFLIEYAGPGGTDPPT